The genomic interval GCCCATCAACGCGACATGCAGCGCAAACAAGGACGAAACAATGCGGCCAGTCTCTTTGGGGTCGAGCAGGTGCCGAGTGATCCACAGATTCGGAATTTGCTAGACCCCATAGCGCCCGAGCATCTGCGTGCGCCGTATTGGGCGATCTTCGAGGCCTTGCAAGCTGAAGGGCATTTGCGGCAGCACGTTGGCTATGGCAAAACCCAGCTAATCGCCCTGGACGGCACCTACTACTTTTCATCGCAGAAGCTTCACTGTGAAAACTGCACCGTGCATCAGCATGGGGAACAAGTGCGCTATTCGCATGCAGCGGTGACACCGGTCTTGGTCGCACCCGGCCAAAGTGCCGTCATTCCGTTGGAACCTGAGTTTATCGTGCCGCAAGATGGGAGCGAGAAACAAGATTGTGAGCAGCAGGCGGTCAAGCGCTGGCTGGCGCGCAATGCAGCACGCTTTGCGCCCTGGAGCGTCACCCTCTTGACCGATGACTTGCACAGTCGCCAACCCTTCTGTAGCCTGCTCTTGCACCATCAGTTCAATTTCATTCTGACTTGTAAACCTGATTCCCATCCAACGCTTTATGCCGAGATTGCGTTATTAGACAAAATCAACGGCGTCGCCCACCATCAGGGGCGCCAGTGGAATGGTCGCTTCACCGAAGTTTGGCAGTGTCGTTATGTCAATCAACTGCCGCT from Candidatus Eisenbacteria bacterium carries:
- a CDS encoding ISNCY family transposase — its product is MAVTFDWMVKQVRSTFASLPDYRQGQNVSYRIQDGAIGAFSVFFMQSPSFLAHQRDMQRKQGRNNAASLFGVEQVPSDPQIRNLLDPIAPEHLRAPYWAIFEALQAEGHLRQHVGYGKTQLIALDGTYYFSSQKLHCENCTVHQHGEQVRYSHAAVTPVLVAPGQSAVIPLEPEFIVPQDGSEKQDCEQQAVKRWLARNAARFAPWSVTLLTDDLHSRQPFCSLLLHHQFNFILTCKPDSHPTLYAEIALLDKINGVAHHQGRQWNGRFTEVWQCRYVNQLPLRSGEDALFVNWCEVRIMHEQTGELLYHNSFITNHTLTDQTVQPALISGRTRWKIENENNNVLKNYGYHLEHNFGHGQHYLSAILVMLNLLAFLLHTVLTLTSVKYQRLRHELGSRRTFFDDLRTLTRYLFFQSWDLLLDFMLTQLELQPAPDSS